The genomic window GGCGGATGAAATACTGAAGGAAACCCTGGACGAATTGATTAACCGAAAGGTGCTGATTAAAGAAGCGCAGAAGCTGTTTGGCACGGACGAGATGCAGATGAAGGAGGTAGAAAAGGACCTGGATTCGTTCATGAAGGGGGCGGTAAAGAACGTTGGGTCTTTATCAAAGTATTATGAGATTGCCGAAGCGCAGGGAATTAATCCCCTTGAAAAGAAAAATGAACTCAAGGAAGACATTATGATAGACAAGATTATGAAGGAGAACGTCTACAACAAGGTGAAAGTTCAGCCGAAATTACTGAGGCGTTATTATGTGGAGAACGTTGATGAATTCCGGCAAAAAAAAGAGGTGAGTCTGAGACAGATCATGATAAAGTTTTCTGCGCATGATAATGACAGGGAAAAGACGCTTTCCCTTGCGCAGCAGATACGGAAACGCCTTGAAAAGGGTGAGGATTTTGCGACCCTGGCGAAACAGTATTCAGAAGGGCCCAATGCGGAGAACGGCGGCCTGTTAAGCTTTGAGGAAGTTAATGAAATGAGAAAAGACCTCCGGGATGCCGTTTATCAGTTAAAAGACAACGAACGGAGTGGCATTATTGCGTCACCGGTCGGGTATCACATCTTTAAAATGGAGCTGATCAAGCCGGAAAAAGTTCAGGAATTTGAGGAA from Candidatus Brocadia sp. includes these protein-coding regions:
- a CDS encoding peptidylprolyl isomerase, with protein sequence MFNRFYVWFLPVFFTAYAVSYGSTSDLREESINSIKAIVGDEIITQGDVVKRAAVALREAQERYQEKEFFEKADEILKETLDELINRKVLIKEAQKLFGTDEMQMKEVEKDLDSFMKGAVKNVGSLSKYYEIAEAQGINPLEKKNELKEDIMIDKIMKENVYNKVKVQPKLLRRYYVENVDEFRQKKEVSLRQIMIKFSAHDNDREKTLSLAQQIRKRLEKGEDFATLAKQYSEGPNAENGGLLSFEEVNEMRKDLRDAVYQLKDNERSGIIASPVGYHIFKMELIKPEKVQEFEEVQEDIYKKIYREEISRLKNQYLNSLKSGMFVKVFR